TTATTAAAAGTTGAGAAGCCAAAGGGAGAAGGAGAATATATAAATCCTTCTGATGTAATAGAATACATAAAAAATCAAGGGATGCCTGTAGACAGAATAGATGTTGGTTTGGTAGAAAAGTTAGCAGATAGAGGAAGTGAAGGTGATTTTATAAAAATAGCTGAAGGTATAAAACCTCAAAAGGGTAAAGATGGGGAAATAGAGTATTATTATTCGGCAAAAGAAAAAAAGCCAGTTGAAAACGAAGATGGTAGTGTAGATCATTATAATATTAAAAACGTAAACAATGTAAGGTCAGGCCAGGTATTGGCTAAGAGAATTCCCCCTGGCGAGGGGATAAGTGGAGAAGATTTGTTTGGCAATACTATAGAAGCTGAAGATGGTGAAGATGTACAGCTGTTAGCAGGGACAAATGCGACTATTGAAGAAAATCAGTTAATAGCAGAAAAAAGTGGTCAGGTTGTAATGGACGAAGAAGGATATGTTAATGTATATGAGGTTTATGTATTAGAGAAAAACCTTGATCTGACCACTGGCAATCTAGATGTGGTAGGCGGAGTTGTAATTAAAGGTGATGTAAGGGAAGGTATGAAGGTTAAAGCAGAAGGTGATGTTGAGATACATGGAACTGCTTCTTCTTGTATAATTGAAGCTGGTGGAGATGTTTTTATTAAACAGGGAATTGTAGGTGAGAGTAAAAGCTCAATTAACTGTAATAACAACCTGATATGTAAATTTATCGAAAACGCAGAGGTTTTTGTAGACGGGGATTTACATGTTACAGATGCTATTATGCATAGTCATGTTGAAGCTGAAAATATATACTGCTATGAAGGTAAGAAGGGCTTGGTTGTAGGTGGGTTTTTAAAAGCCGGATACGAAATAAAAGTAAAAAATCTTGGTGGTGAAATGGGGGCTAACATTGAAGTAGAAATTGGGGTTTCTCCCAAGTTAAAAAGAAGGCATGATTATATACAAAAGAACATCAATAATATTAAAGAATACCTGAAAGATCTTGAGAGTAAAGATGGTTTTTCTAATGACGAAGAAATAATGCAAAAAAGAAAAGATTTAGAAGATCTTTTAAAAGCTTATCAAAAGGACCTTGGAATAGTAGAAGAAGAAATTGATAGAGAAAAGATGATAGACTGCAAAATCGAAGTGCTTGAAAAAGCTGCAGAAGGGGTCTATCTAAAAATTAATAAACAGGTACATAAATTAAAAGAGGAGAAAGAGAAAGTGATTATAAAGGAGTCAAAAGAAAAAGATAGTGTAATTTTTGAGGCTATATAAGCTTAATTTCAGAGGAATTGACTAAGGAATTAAAATTAAAGAAGCACAATTAATTAGATATTGTACTTCTTTAATTCTTTAAGATTGTCAAAATCAATGAACATATTTACCAATCCATAGATAACATAAAGGCTTAAAACAGCTAGGGTTAAATAGGGAAATGCTATAAAGATAATCATTGCCACGATAGGGATTAATAAATGATATACTTTGCCTGGTCGATAATTTTTTAACGAAGGATAGGGTATGTCGGTAATCGTTAGGTACCCTAAAACTATGATTACTATAAACTCCAAAAAGAATGGAAATACCCCTAAATAACTGATTAGTGCCACGATTATTCCGGCAACATTGATTGGTAGTCCAGGAAATTCTTCCTTTGCAGAGCCGTATAAAAACATTGCATTGTATTTAGCTATATGATAAGTGCCAAATAGCAAAAAGATTATCGATGGAATGTAGTAGGGAATGCTTAGTTCCCCTGGACTCACTAGATAAAAATAAGTAGGTACTATTCCAAAGGAAAAGTAATCACTTAAAGAATCAAGCTCTTTTCCAACTACGCTTGTTACGTTTAGTTTGCGGGCTATCCTTCCATCAATACCATCAAAAAATAAAGCTAGTATTATTATGGATAGAGCTAATCTTGTGTTGTCTGTGTAAAGCAATGTTAGTGCAATAAAGCCAAGAGAAAGATTAATAAATGTAAAGATAGAAGGTAGCCATTTTGCGGTGTTTATCATTGTCAAATTCCTCCATATTATTGCGATGTATTTATTAATATGCTCTAAAAACTTGCTGTTTATTATATTTCTTTATTATATTAAAATTACCTTTAAAAGATTATAATTAAAATAAAATAAATTAGCAATAGATAGGAGGAATGAACATGGGAGAGGAAACAGTATCTAATGAAATAAAAGATTATATATTGAGACTTAATCAAGCTACACCTTACCACAGGCTTTTGGATATGAACATAACTAAAATTAAAAAAGGTTACTGTGAGGCAAAACTAGTAGTTGAAGAAAAACATGCGAATCCAATGAGGATTGCTCATGGAGGGGTGGCTTTTTCTATATTAGACACAGTATCTGGAAGTGCGGCTAGAACAATTGGGTACGAAGTCTCTACAGTTGAGATGAATATCAGTTACTTTAATCCTTCTTACATAGGAAATGAATTAACAGCATTAGGTAAAGTGTTAAAAGCAGGGAAGAAAATAATTGTTGTTGAGGGGAAACTATATCACGAAGGAAAATTGTTATCCGTCTCAAGACAAAATTTAATGAACTTGGGCCCACTGAATTTAGAATAATTTGATGTTTTTTGTATTGTTTTATATAGTTTTGTCGACAAGAAGGTATAATCTTACAAAAATAGAATTAAATTATACAAATAAAATTTTCTGACTAATAAAACTTCTCGCTGGAGCGCTATGTATTCAGTTAATAAAGTCAAGCGGCAAAACAACAAAAAATGGGAGGTGGGGAAAAATTTGTGAAAAAGATAAACAAAAAGAAAAGAAGTTATTAGAAGCTCTAGAAATAGTAGATGAATTCGTTAAAGAAGAAAAGGATAGGTTGGAGGAAGGGCGTTCTATGTCAAGTGCCAATAAGAATAGGTTAAACACTGCAAGGAAAATCATTAATGAAACAGTTATTAATTGTGAAACAGCTACTGACACAAAAAAAGGTCAATCGAAGCCCCTAAACATTAAACATTAAATACACCTTTATTATTATTTTTCTTTTATTTTAACTTTTTATCTAAAAAAACTAAAAATGCTGTTTTAAATATTTAGTTTATATTAGAGATTTCGTTGTATTTATTAAGAACTACATCTAATTCTTTGCTTTTTTGTATAACTTCAGGATTTTGGAAACTCCCTTTGTTCTGCACTAAGTCTTTTATCTCATCACGAATTCTCTCTATATCTTCAAGAGTTTTTTGAAGTTCCATTTTAATCACCACCAAAATTAATAGAGTTATTTTTTAATAAAAAATAAAATATATTTTGAACTATTAGATAATATTAGATTATTAGCAAAAATAGAGATGCCTTTATAACATTCAACAAAAAATAACAAAACCCTTCAATATTTAGTAATTTTATATAAAAAATTTAAAAATTTCCTAAAACTCCGTAAAAGGAGTTTTTTCTTTGTTAGTGAACAATTATTGTAACACTTTGTTTTTCTTGCTATAATTAACTAACTAATTATAGCATTATTATATTAAGCTAAGGAGGCAATTATGAAAGGACCTCTATATATTGTTTTGTTAGCTACCTTATTTGTTAGTCTAATAGCTTATCTAACAGGCGGTATTTCATTGTTAATAGAAGGTATGGGAGCGACTTTACATACTTTAATACAAGCTATTCCTCTTATTTTAGCTGCATTTGTAGTTGTAGGACAACTTCAGCAGTTAGTTTCTACAGAAGTTATTAATAAGATGCTGCAAAGATTTAGCGGTCTTAAAGGTATAATTGTAGCCTCTGTTGCTGGAGGTATATTTCCTGGCCCTCCTTATGTTTACTATCCATTCTTAGCTAGCTTCAAGGAGAAAAAAATTCCCTTTTATCTCTTTTTTACCTTTATAGTAGGAAAGCAAACGTATGATTTTGCCAGGCTTCCTATGGAAGTAAGTTTAATAAATCCAGGGATAGCACTATTGAGAAATATAATAACTGCCCCTGTACCAATAATTATGGGTATATTGTCTCGCTATATTTACTTAGATATAAATACAGATGTTTTTTTTGAAGAGAGGGATGATTAATGCTTTTGCCTACTCTTTTTTTTGTAATAGTAGCTATTGTATTAATTGTTTTAAATTCAAAAAAAGGCAGACATAGAACAGGTTTAAAAAGCGGAGCAAAACAGTTGGCGGCTGTTTTGCCTGTAATATTAATAGCTTTTATGCTAGCAGGTATGATTGAAGTTATCATTCCTGAGGAATTTGTTAAGCAGTGGCTTGCTCGAGAGGCTGGTTTTAGAGGGGTGATCTTAGGTACTATAGGTGGCAGCTTGTTAGCAATGGGTCCTTATGCTTCATTTCCCATAATAGCCTCTATTTTTGCGGCCGGGGCAGGACTTGGAACGGTAGTATCGTTAATTTTTGCCTGGTGCTTACTTGGGCTTAGTAGACTTCCGTATGAGTTGGGTTTCTTTGGTCCTCGTTTTGCAATCGCCAGGTTATCTCTTAGTGTTCCTTTTTGTTTGCTTGCTGGTGTGATAGCACATGTAATAGAATTAATTTTATATTGATTTGAAAGGACAAGTGAGTTATATGTCAGAAAATAAAGATGAAGATGTAGAAAAAGATATAAATGTTAATTCGGTTATTTCTTTAACTTTAGGTGTTTTATCGATAATTATTTTCCCTTTTATTGGCTGGATATTGGGTTTGGCTGGTTTGATTTATAGTAGAAGAAGTTTTAAAGAAATTGGTGAAACTGGTGAACATGGTAAAAACCTTGCCACTGCTGGAAGGATCTGTAGTATAGTTGGGGTTTTAGTAAGTTTTTTGTTTTTGATTGTTATTATTGGTGGGTATGTAATGTACAGAAGTGGTATTTGATTTATTCTATACCCAGTGAATTTAATATTTTATCGAAGGAACCCATGCTGGGAATCAAGAAAAAACGCCCACCTATATTGTTATTTTCGTTACTGAAAATAGTTTCTATTAAAAGCACACGATCACTAACGTCTTTTACTTGAGAGGTTATAGTTTCTAAAAGTGAATTGTCTTTATCGACGGAGATATTAGGTGTTGAAGGTTGAAAATCCAACTTGGTTAACATCGATAGAGCTCCGAGATACGAGCTTGCTGTGATATTACCAGTTTCCTTCAGTGCAGATATCTCCATTTCTTCTAACTCCTTATTTAATATATCTTTAGGCACTTCCTTCTTCATTAATTCATTTACAAGCTTTATACCATCTACGTAGTCAAGGATTAATGCTATGGTGCCTGGAGCATCGCCTTCAATTTTCAGATACACTCCAATAACTTTATCCTGGGAGTTTTTTAAAAAATCTGCAATTTCATCAAAGTTAATAACACCTACTTCTGGTACACTCATATTTATCCTACTTGAAAGAAAATGAGAAAGGGCAGTTGCTGCATTGCCCGCGCCAATATTTCCTGCCTCTTTTAAGACGTCTAATTTTTGTTCATTTATCTTAGGTTCAGTCATAATATCCACCTCCAAAGACCTTATTCGAGAATTATAATTATTAACAATATATATTACATAAATAATATTCGTCAGTTGTTTATCTTTTCCTGCATATTTTTATATTTTCCAAATAATAATTTAGGACAGATCGCTTGTAGAACGACCTGTCCTAATGAAAGGATTATGCCAGCATGTCTAGATTACTTCCTTTGTGTGGCTCCATTGATTGCATCTCTTGTTGTGCTCCTTCTCCTACTTCTTCAATCATGTCAACCATGTTTTCTCCCGAGGTCTCTTCAGCTTCCATTGCCAAATTTTTGACTTGTGTATCTACTTGTTGTGCTAGGTTCTGCTGGGCCATTTGCTGAGATAGTGCTGCTACATCCACTAGCTAGCACCTCCTTTCGCCAAAATAAATACTGGCACTTACAATGCTAACAATTATTAAAATTTTATCCAATATTTAAGCATAAATGTTTACAAAATTTTTATTTATTAAACATTATAATTTAAGATTAAATATA
The Natranaerofaba carboxydovora genome window above contains:
- a CDS encoding FapA family protein translates to MPEVRKYTGKDFDKLMEQAARDFKTKKENLEYEIVQEKEKTGLFTYSPWIVKVRRDRDKDARYKDGDFKIEETDDGRVLLTVTPAGTRGENVTFKDIERALKAKEYEVEKKYKINNVIELKNSDPTDITETLKKVKEDGSYEVEISEDNMEVLLKVEKPKGEGEYINPSDVIEYIKNQGMPVDRIDVGLVEKLADRGSEGDFIKIAEGIKPQKGKDGEIEYYYSAKEKKPVENEDGSVDHYNIKNVNNVRSGQVLAKRIPPGEGISGEDLFGNTIEAEDGEDVQLLAGTNATIEENQLIAEKSGQVVMDEEGYVNVYEVYVLEKNLDLTTGNLDVVGGVVIKGDVREGMKVKAEGDVEIHGTASSCIIEAGGDVFIKQGIVGESKSSINCNNNLICKFIENAEVFVDGDLHVTDAIMHSHVEAENIYCYEGKKGLVVGGFLKAGYEIKVKNLGGEMGANIEVEIGVSPKLKRRHDYIQKNINNIKEYLKDLESKDGFSNDEEIMQKRKDLEDLLKAYQKDLGIVEEEIDREKMIDCKIEVLEKAAEGVYLKINKQVHKLKEEKEKVIIKESKEKDSVIFEAI
- a CDS encoding CDP-alcohol phosphatidyltransferase family protein: MINTAKWLPSIFTFINLSLGFIALTLLYTDNTRLALSIIILALFFDGIDGRIARKLNVTSVVGKELDSLSDYFSFGIVPTYFYLVSPGELSIPYYIPSIIFLLFGTYHIAKYNAMFLYGSAKEEFPGLPINVAGIIVALISYLGVFPFFLEFIVIIVLGYLTITDIPYPSLKNYRPGKVYHLLIPIVAMIIFIAFPYLTLAVLSLYVIYGLVNMFIDFDNLKELKKYNI
- a CDS encoding PaaI family thioesterase — encoded protein: MGEETVSNEIKDYILRLNQATPYHRLLDMNITKIKKGYCEAKLVVEEKHANPMRIAHGGVAFSILDTVSGSAARTIGYEVSTVEMNISYFNPSYIGNELTALGKVLKAGKKIIVVEGKLYHEGKLLSVSRQNLMNLGPLNLE
- a CDS encoding aspartyl-phosphate phosphatase Spo0E family protein, whose amino-acid sequence is MELQKTLEDIERIRDEIKDLVQNKGSFQNPEVIQKSKELDVVLNKYNEISNIN
- a CDS encoding permease, translated to MKGPLYIVLLATLFVSLIAYLTGGISLLIEGMGATLHTLIQAIPLILAAFVVVGQLQQLVSTEVINKMLQRFSGLKGIIVASVAGGIFPGPPYVYYPFLASFKEKKIPFYLFFTFIVGKQTYDFARLPMEVSLINPGIALLRNIITAPVPIIMGILSRYIYLDINTDVFFEERDD
- a CDS encoding permease, which translates into the protein MLLPTLFFVIVAIVLIVLNSKKGRHRTGLKSGAKQLAAVLPVILIAFMLAGMIEVIIPEEFVKQWLAREAGFRGVILGTIGGSLLAMGPYASFPIIASIFAAGAGLGTVVSLIFAWCLLGLSRLPYELGFFGPRFAIARLSLSVPFCLLAGVIAHVIELILY
- a CDS encoding DUF4190 domain-containing protein; this encodes MSENKDEDVEKDINVNSVISLTLGVLSIIIFPFIGWILGLAGLIYSRRSFKEIGETGEHGKNLATAGRICSIVGVLVSFLFLIVIIGGYVMYRSGI
- a CDS encoding chemotaxis protein CheC; this translates as MTEPKINEQKLDVLKEAGNIGAGNAATALSHFLSSRINMSVPEVGVINFDEIADFLKNSQDKVIGVYLKIEGDAPGTIALILDYVDGIKLVNELMKKEVPKDILNKELEEMEISALKETGNITASSYLGALSMLTKLDFQPSTPNISVDKDNSLLETITSQVKDVSDRVLLIETIFSNENNNIGGRFFLIPSMGSFDKILNSLGIE
- a CDS encoding YjfB family protein, whose protein sequence is MDVAALSQQMAQQNLAQQVDTQVKNLAMEAEETSGENMVDMIEEVGEGAQQEMQSMEPHKGSNLDMLA